The nucleotide sequence CGCCCCAGGCGGGGCGACCGTCACGAGGGTGGCGGCGACGCCGGTGGCCAGCAGGCGCCGCAGCCGATGGTGGGGAAGGACGGACATGAGACAACTCCTGTCATCCGATGTTTCGTCGGTGACCTTACGGACGACATCGACACGAAACAAGAGCTGATCGCGATACCTCCGATGTATCAGTGCGACCGGGGATGCGGTTGACATGCAGCCAGGCGGCTGCCTATTGTCAAATGCAGCCAGATGGCTGCCTAACGGATGGCGACGATGGACGACGTTTTCAAGGCGCTTGCCGACCCGAGCCGCCGCCGGCTGCTCGACCGGCTCAACGAGCGCAACGGCCAGACCCTGCAGGAGCTCTGCGCGGGCCTGGCGATGGCGCGGCAGTCCGTGAGCAAGCACCTCGCGGTGCTTGAGGCGGCGAACCTGGTCAGCACGCGGCGACGGGGGCGCGAAAAGCTGCACTTTCTCAACTCCGAGCCGATAAACGCCATCGCCGACCGGTGGATGACGCGGTACGACAGGGCGCGCGCCGACGCCCTCACCGATCTCAAGCACGCCTTGGAGGAGCAGACGATGGACGACAAGTTCGTCTACATCACGTACATCAAGTCCACACCGGAGCGGACCTGGACCGCGCTCACCGACCCCGCCTTCACGAAGCGTTACTGGGGCATCGAGCTCAAGTCCGACTGGCAGGTGGGCAGCCCGGTTATCTGGGACCTGGACAAGCTGGCCATCGCCGACGGCGGTTCGGTGGTGCTCGCCGCGGAGCCGCCGCGCACGCTGAGCTACTCGTGGCACACCATCACGCCGGAGTTCGTGGCGGCGTTCGGCGACGACCACGAGTTTCTCCGGAAGGCGTCGGCGGAGCGCCGCTCGAAGGTCACGTTCGACATCGAGCCCGTCGGTGACCTGGTCAGGCTCACCGTGACGCACGACGGCTTCGACCCCGGCAGCGTGGTGCTCGGCGGTGTCTCCGAGGGCTGGCCGCCGATCATGTCCAGCCTCAAGACGCTGCTGGAGACCGGCGAGGCGCTGGAGGTGCGGTGATGCGGCTCGTGGTCACCGAGTTCCTGTCGCTGGACGGTGTCGCGCAGGGACCGGGCTCGCCCGACGAGGACCGTGACGGCGGGTTCACCCAGGGCGGCTGGCTCGTGCCGCACATGGACGAGGCGTTCCTCTCCGTGGCCGCCGGCTGGATCGCCGGGGCCGACGCCTTCCTGTTCGGCCGGCGTACCTATGAGAACTTCGCCCGCGACTGGCCGAAGGTGACCGACCCGGACGACCCGTTCGCGGCGAAGCTCAACGGCCTGCCCAAGTTCGTCGCCTCGCGGACGCTGACCACCGCGCCGTGGGAGCCGAGCACGATCCTCGCCGGCGACCTGGCCACCGAGGTCGCCGAGCTCAAGAGCCGGCCGGGGCGGGAGATTCAGGTCCACGGCAGCGCCACGCTCGCCCAGTCGCTGCTGGCGGCCGGGCTTGTCGACGAGTTCCGGCTGGTGGTCGCCCCGGTCGTGCTGGGGCAGGGCCGCCGCCTGTTTCCGCCCGGCGGCGCACCGGCGGGCCTGCGCGTGGTGCGCAACGAGACGACGCCCGGCGGCCTGGTCATCCAGGTCTTCGAGTCGGCCGGCGCACCCCGCTACGGGACGTACGGAGCGTAGGAGAGGCGCGGCCCCCGTGGCCGCGCCTCCTTCCACCGCGGGTCAGCTCACGCTCCACACCCCGGTCGCCGCCGCGGCCCGGACGAAGTCGCGGAAGTCGCGGGCCTCGTGACCGGTCACCCGCTTCACGTCGTCGGTCACGTGCGCGTTGCGGCCGTCCAGGATCCGGGCGAACAGGTCGGTCAGCGCCTCCGCCTCCTCGACCGGCACGCCGCCGGCGACCATCCGCGCCGTGCACTCGGCCGGCGTGACGCTCTCGAAGCGCACCGGGCGCCCCGAGGCGGCCGAGATCTCCGCCGCCGCCTCGGCGAACGTGACAAGCCGCGGCCCGGTCAGCTCGTACACCCGGCCGTGGTGGCCGTCCTCGGTGAGCGCCGCGACCACCACGTCCGCCACGTCCTCCAGGTCGACGAACGGCTCCGGCACGTCCGTGGGCAGCGCGATCTCACCGGCCAGCACGGGCGGGAGCAGGAAGTGCTCGTTGAAGTCCTGGGCGAACCAGGTCGCGCGGACCACCGTCCACTCCGGAGCGACCTCCCGTACCCCCATCTCGCTGACCTCGGCCTCCTCCTCGCCGCGGCCGGAAAGCAGGACGAAGCGCTTGACGCCGGCGGCGGTGGCCCGCTCCACGAAGGCCCGGATCGACTCCGCCGCGCCGGGGAACGCGAGGTCGGGGTAGTAGGTGACGTAGGCGGCGGTGACCCCCTCGAAGAGCGGGAGCCAGGTGTCGGGGTCGGCGTTCCAGTCGAACGGCGGCTGCCCCGAGCGGGAGCCGACGCGCACCGGGAGGCCGCGGGCGGTGAGACGGTCGTTGACCCGGCGGCCGGTCTTGCCGGTACCGCCAATCAGCAGGTAAGTCATGCGTTTATTCCACTCGCGGGCCCCGCCGTGGACCATGGGCGACGAGCGCGCCGGCATACGCGATCGTCTAACCTGGGCGGGTGGACGCGCTCGCCGGCCTGCTCGACGGCCCCCGCGCCCGCGGCGCCTTCCTGCTCCGCGTGGTGCTCGACCCGCCGTGGTCGGTCCGCGTGCAGGACCGGGCCGCGCTGGCCGTGATCGCCGTCGCGCGGGGCAGCGCCTGGCTCATGGCCGAGGGAGCCGCGCCGGTCGAGGTGCGGGCCGGCGACATCGTGGTGGCGCGCGGGCCGGAGCCGTACACGGTGGCCGACGACCCCGCCACGCCGCCGCAGGTCATCATCCACCCGGACGAGCGGTGCACGACGCTGTACGGCGAGGACCTGAGCGTGGCGATGGACCGCGGCGTGCGCACGTGGGGCAACTCCGACGACGGTGCCTCGGTGATGCTCGTCGGCACCTACCAGAGCGCCGGCGAGATCAGCGACCGGCTGCTGCGCGCGCTCCCGCCGGTGCTCGTGCTGACCGGCGAGGAGTGGGACAGCCCGCTCGTGCCGCTGCTCGCCACCGAGATCACCAAGGACGACCAGGGCCAGTCCGCGGTCCTGGACCGCCTGCTCGACCTGCTCCTGATCGCGGTGCTGAGGGCCTGGTTCGCGCGGGCCGAGTCGACGCCGGGGTGGTTTCGCGCGCAGGCCGACCCGGTCGTCGGGCGGGCGCTGCGCATGCTGCACAACCATCCGGAGCACCCGTGGACGGTCGCCGGGCTCGCCGGGCGGCTCGGCGTGTCGCGGGCGGCGCTGGCCCGCCGCTTCACCGACCTGGTCGGCGAGCCGCCGATGGCGTACCTCACCTCGTGGCGGCTCGCGCTCGCCGCCGACCTGCTCCGCGAGCCGGACGCGACGCTCGGCGCGGTGGCCCGCCAGGTGGGGTACGGGAGCCCGTTCGCGCTGAGCGCGGCCTTCAAGCGGGTGCGCGGGGTGAGCCCGCAGGAGTACCGGGCGGCGGCCCAGCCCGTCGCGAGCTGAGCCGCCGCACAGTGACCGGCCACTCAGGAGAGCCGTGCCTGAGCGGCCGGTCAGTCACTGCCCTTCCCACACCGCCTTGGACCCCGAGTCGCCGGTGCGGATGACGTAGTAGAGCGCGATGGCGGCCGCGACGAGCGACACGACGGTCAGCGCCAGCGTGATCGCCCGGGTGCCGCCCGTACCGCCCGCGGTGCCCGCGTAGCGCAGCGCGGCGCCGCTCGGCGCGATGAAGAACACGAGCGCGAGCGTCACCACGCCGAGGGCGATCGCCGCCCACATCGTGTTCTCCCCGTAGCCCTGGTGCCGCTCGATGACCGGGATGAAGCCGTCCGTCACCCGGCCGCGCTCACGCATCCGCTCGAAGAAGGCGTCGCCGGACAGGCGCGCCATGATCGCCGCGCCCGGGCCGAGGACCGCGAGACCGGCGAGCACGAGGCGGATGTGCGGGCGCAGGAACGGCACGAGCGCGTACGCCACCGTCGTCAGCGCGAGCAGTGGCACGAACACCACCGCCGCATGGATCAGCAGGGGATGGGCGGGAATCCCCAGGAACTCCTCGAACAACGGGTGCCTCCTCGGTCGTGAGCTGGGCGTTAGCGTACGGAAACCACGTGCGGCCGGCGCTGTTGGTTCAACCCTCAACAAGATAGTGATCAAGCTGGAAGAATCGGTCCATCGGCCCGTGACACGCCTGACGAGGCGCCCACACCTAGGGTTGGGGGATGTCCGGGTCACCGAGGGTGCTCATCTCCGCCGATCTGGAGGGCGTCTCCGGGATCGTGCACACGACCGAGACCAACCCCGGCGGGTACGACTACGAGCGCGGCCGGGAGCTGATGACCGCGGAGGTCAACGCCGCGGTCGCCGGCGTGTTCGACGCCGAACCCGGTGCGGCGGTGGTGGTGGCGGACGCGCACGGCCCGTTCCGCAACCTGCTGCCCGAGCGCCTCGACCGCCGGGTGCGGC is from Phytohabitans houttuyneae and encodes:
- a CDS encoding ArsR/SmtB family transcription factor produces the protein MDDVFKALADPSRRRLLDRLNERNGQTLQELCAGLAMARQSVSKHLAVLEAANLVSTRRRGREKLHFLNSEPINAIADRWMTRYDRARADALTDLKHALEEQTMDDKFVYITYIKSTPERTWTALTDPAFTKRYWGIELKSDWQVGSPVIWDLDKLAIADGGSVVLAAEPPRTLSYSWHTITPEFVAAFGDDHEFLRKASAERRSKVTFDIEPVGDLVRLTVTHDGFDPGSVVLGGVSEGWPPIMSSLKTLLETGEALEVR
- a CDS encoding dihydrofolate reductase family protein, translating into MRLVVTEFLSLDGVAQGPGSPDEDRDGGFTQGGWLVPHMDEAFLSVAAGWIAGADAFLFGRRTYENFARDWPKVTDPDDPFAAKLNGLPKFVASRTLTTAPWEPSTILAGDLATEVAELKSRPGREIQVHGSATLAQSLLAAGLVDEFRLVVAPVVLGQGRRLFPPGGAPAGLRVVRNETTPGGLVIQVFESAGAPRYGTYGA
- a CDS encoding NmrA family transcriptional regulator, whose translation is MVHGGAREWNKRMTYLLIGGTGKTGRRVNDRLTARGLPVRVGSRSGQPPFDWNADPDTWLPLFEGVTAAYVTYYPDLAFPGAAESIRAFVERATAAGVKRFVLLSGRGEEEAEVSEMGVREVAPEWTVVRATWFAQDFNEHFLLPPVLAGEIALPTDVPEPFVDLEDVADVVVAALTEDGHHGRVYELTGPRLVTFAEAAAEISAASGRPVRFESVTPAECTARMVAGGVPVEEAEALTDLFARILDGRNAHVTDDVKRVTGHEARDFRDFVRAAAATGVWSVS
- a CDS encoding AraC family transcriptional regulator; the protein is MDALAGLLDGPRARGAFLLRVVLDPPWSVRVQDRAALAVIAVARGSAWLMAEGAAPVEVRAGDIVVARGPEPYTVADDPATPPQVIIHPDERCTTLYGEDLSVAMDRGVRTWGNSDDGASVMLVGTYQSAGEISDRLLRALPPVLVLTGEEWDSPLVPLLATEITKDDQGQSAVLDRLLDLLLIAVLRAWFARAESTPGWFRAQADPVVGRALRMLHNHPEHPWTVAGLAGRLGVSRAALARRFTDLVGEPPMAYLTSWRLALAADLLREPDATLGAVARQVGYGSPFALSAAFKRVRGVSPQEYRAAAQPVAS
- a CDS encoding DUF2231 domain-containing protein — its product is MFEEFLGIPAHPLLIHAAVVFVPLLALTTVAYALVPFLRPHIRLVLAGLAVLGPGAAIMARLSGDAFFERMRERGRVTDGFIPVIERHQGYGENTMWAAIALGVVTLALVFFIAPSGAALRYAGTAGGTGGTRAITLALTVVSLVAAAIALYYVIRTGDSGSKAVWEGQ